The proteins below come from a single Mustela nigripes isolate SB6536 chromosome 14, MUSNIG.SB6536, whole genome shotgun sequence genomic window:
- the ICMT gene encoding protein-S-isoprenylcysteine O-methyltransferase, producing MAGCAARAPPGSEARLSLATFLLGASVLALPLLTRAGLQGRTGLALYVAGLNALLLLLYRPPRYQIAIRACFLGFVFGCGVLLSFSHSSWNHFGWYMCSLSLFHFSEYLVTAVNNPKSLSLDSFLLNHSLEYTVAALSSWIEFTLENIFWPELKQVTWLSAMGLLMVVFGECLRKAAMFTAGSNFNHVVQNEKSETHTLVTSGVYAWFRHPSYVGWFYWSIGTQVMLCNPICGIGYALTVWRFFRDRTEEEEISLIHFFGEEYLEYKKRVPTGLPFIKGVKVEL from the exons ATGGCGGGCTGCGCGGCGCGGGCTCCGCCGGGCTCCGAGGCGCGCCTCAGCCTCGCCACTTTCCTGCTGGGCGCCTCGGTGCTCGCGCTGCCGCTGCTGACGCGCGCCGGCCTGCAGGGCCGCACCGGGCTGGCGCTCTACGTGGCCGGGCTCAAcgcgctgctgctgctgctctacCGGCCGCCGCGGTACCAG ATAGCCATCCGAGCTTGTTTCCTTGGCTTCGTGTTCGGCTGCGGCGTGTTGCTAAGTTTCAGCCATTCTTCTTGGAATCACTTTGGCTG gtaTATGTGCTCCTTGTCGCTGTTCCATTTTTCGGAGTACTTAGTCACAGCAGTCAATAACCCCAAAAGCCTGTCCCTGGATTCCTTTCTCCTGAATCACAGTCTGGAGTACACAGTAGCTGCTCTTTCTTCTTGGATAGAGTTCACACTAGAAAATATCTTTTGGCCAG AACTGAAGCAGGTCACCTGGCTCAGTGCCATGGGGCTGCTGATGGTGGTCTTTGGAGAATGTCTGAGGAAAGCAGCGATGTTCACAGCTGGCTCCAATTTCAACCACGTGGTGCAGAATGAGAAATCAGAAACCCACACTCTGGTGACAAGTGGAGTGTACGCTTGGTTCCGGCACCCTTCCTATGTTGGGTGGTTTTACTGGAGTATTGGAACCCAG GTGATGCTGTGTAATCCCATCTGTGGCATTGGCTACGCTCTGACAGTGTGGCGATTCTTCCGAGATCGAACAGAAGAAGAGGAGATCTCGTTAATTCACTTTTTTGGAGAGGAGTACCTGGAGTATAAGAAGCGGGTGCCCACAGGGCTGCCTTTTATAAAAGGGGTCAAGGTCGAGCTATAA
- the HES3 gene encoding transcription factor HES-3 isoform X1 translates to MWPPASARKEPQTQECPRPKNSKRPRPRPAPHGPPAKLTPSGAQARAGPRGDPAPEAAGSPHGDPARGVTAHFGSRVPGWSKGECMERGSPEQAGGVTKPLNLHQLPRISKPLMEKKRRARINVSLEQLKSLLEKHYSHQIRKRKLEKADILELSVKYMKSLQNSVQGLWPVPLGAEFPSGFRSCLPGVGQLLRRREEGGGGLRCPLAHERAGGSTMDSASPSREAPEPLGPCAPAVWAPAPATGGSRSPPPRLLFPGGLPGPSSSVPGPQPAPRRCAESPGPRLGVWRPW, encoded by the exons ATGTGGCCGCCTGCGTCTGCCAGAAAGGAGCCCCAAACTCAAGAATGCCCCCGTCCGAAGAACTCGAAGCGACCCCGCCCTCGGCCAGCCCCGCACGGTCCCCCCGCGAAGCTGACACCCTCGGGCGCGCAGGCGCGAGCTGGGCCGCGCGGGGACCCTGCCCCGGAGGCAGCCGGAAGCCCGCACGGGGACCCTGCGCGCGGGGTGACCGCCCACTTCGGTTCGCG GGTTCCTGGATGGAGCAAGGGAGAATGTATGGAGAGGGGATCCCCAGAGCAAGCTGGAGGCGTCACCAAGCCCCTCAACCTACACCAGCTTCCCAGG ATCTCCAAGCCTCTAATGGAGAAGAAGCGACGGGCACGCATCAATGTGTCCTTGGAGCAGCTGAAGTCGTTGCTGGAAAAACACTACTCACACCAG ATCCGGAAACGCAAGTTGGAGAAGGCAGACATACTGGAGCTGAGCGTCAAGTACATGAAAAGCCTTCAGAACTCGGTGCAAG ggctcTGGCCGGTACCCCTCGGAGCTGAGTTCCCGTCGGGCTTCCGCAGCTGTCTGCCCGGCGTTGGTCAGCTTCTGCGGCGCCGAGAAGAGGGCGGCGGCGGCCTGCGCTGCCCCCTGGCGCACGAGCGCGCAGGTGGCAGCACCATGGACAGCGCCAGCCCGAGCCGGGAGGCGCCCGAGCCGCTCGGCCCCTGCGCCCCCGCCGTTTGGGCCCCTGCTCCGGCCACCGGCGGCTCGCGGTCCCCGCCACCCCGGCTCCTCTTCCCTGGAGGTCTTCCCGGCCCGTCCTCCAGCGTCCCGGGGCCGCAGCCGGCACCTCGCCGCTgcgccgagagcccggggccgcGTCTGGGCGTTTGGCGGCCTTGGTGA
- the HES3 gene encoding transcription factor HES-3 isoform X2 yields the protein MGSKPGTQASSSSHSSSFRKISKPLMEKKRRARINVSLEQLKSLLEKHYSHQIRKRKLEKADILELSVKYMKSLQNSVQGLWPVPLGAEFPSGFRSCLPGVGQLLRRREEGGGGLRCPLAHERAGGSTMDSASPSREAPEPLGPCAPAVWAPAPATGGSRSPPPRLLFPGGLPGPSSSVPGPQPAPRRCAESPGPRLGVWRPW from the exons ATGGGCTCTAAGCCCGGGACCCAAGCCAGCTCCAGTAGTCACTCCAGCAGCTTCCGCAAG ATCTCCAAGCCTCTAATGGAGAAGAAGCGACGGGCACGCATCAATGTGTCCTTGGAGCAGCTGAAGTCGTTGCTGGAAAAACACTACTCACACCAG ATCCGGAAACGCAAGTTGGAGAAGGCAGACATACTGGAGCTGAGCGTCAAGTACATGAAAAGCCTTCAGAACTCGGTGCAAG ggctcTGGCCGGTACCCCTCGGAGCTGAGTTCCCGTCGGGCTTCCGCAGCTGTCTGCCCGGCGTTGGTCAGCTTCTGCGGCGCCGAGAAGAGGGCGGCGGCGGCCTGCGCTGCCCCCTGGCGCACGAGCGCGCAGGTGGCAGCACCATGGACAGCGCCAGCCCGAGCCGGGAGGCGCCCGAGCCGCTCGGCCCCTGCGCCCCCGCCGTTTGGGCCCCTGCTCCGGCCACCGGCGGCTCGCGGTCCCCGCCACCCCGGCTCCTCTTCCCTGGAGGTCTTCCCGGCCCGTCCTCCAGCGTCCCGGGGCCGCAGCCGGCACCTCGCCGCTgcgccgagagcccggggccgcGTCTGGGCGTTTGGCGGCCTTGGTGA
- the GPR153 gene encoding probable G-protein coupled receptor 153 has protein sequence MSDERRLPGSAVGWLACGGLSLLANAWGILSVGAKQKKWKPLEFLLCTLAATHMLNVAVPIATYAVVQLRRQRPDYEWNEGLCKVFVSTFYTLTLATCFSVTSLSYHRMWMVRWPVNYRLSNAKKQAVHTVMGIWMVSFILSALPAVGWHDTSERFYTHGCRFIVAEIGLGFGVCFLLLVGGSVATGVVCTAIALFQTLAVQVGPRAGHRAFTVPTIVVEDAQGKRRSSIDGSEPAKTSLQITGLVATIVIIYDCLMGFPVLVVSFSSLRADASAPWMALCVLWCSVAQALLLPVFLWACDRYRADLKAVWEKCVTLMANDEDSDNDPSLEGGIPPDLVLEHSLDYSYGGDFAALDRMAKYELSALEGGAPQFYPPRPLPENKMQYLQVPPTRRFSHDDAEVWAAVPLPALLPRWGSGEDLAALVLPAGPERRRGSLRAFAEDAPPFRPRRRSAESLLALRPPAPDGGPRRARDSPPGSPRLRPGPGARSASASLLPDAFALTAFESEPQALRRPPAPPGPRVHSARPGEDAAPPAGGGAQRYPGPRPAAHAHAHTGPLRTGLSASWGEPGGLRAAGGGSTSSFLSSPSESSGYVTLHSDSLGSAS, from the exons ATGAGTGATGAGCGGCGGCTGCCTGGCAGTGCGGTGGGCTGGTTGGCATGTGGTGGCCTTTCCCTCCTGGCCAACGCCTGGGGCATCCTGAGCGTGGGTGCCAAGCAGAAGAAGTGGAAGCCGCTGGAGTTTCTGCTGTGCACGCTCGCGGCCACCCACATGCTCAACGTGGCGGTGCCCATCGCCACCTACGCCGTGGTGCAGCTGCGGCGGCAGCGCCCCGACTACGAGTGGAATGAGGGCCTCTGCAAGGTCTTTGTCTCCACCTTCTACACCCTCACCCTGGCCACCTGCTTCTCCGTCACCTCCCTCTCCTACCACCGCATGTGGATGGTCCGCTGGCCCGTCAACTATCG GCTGAGCAACGCCAAGAAGCAGGCGGTACACACGGTCATGGGCATCTGGATGGTATCCTTCATCCTGTCTGCCCTGCCGGCCGTCGGCTGGCACGACACCAGCGAGCGCTTCTACACCCACGGCTGCCGCTTCATCGTGGCCGAGATCGGCCTCGGCTTTGGCGTCTGCTTCCTGCTGCTAGTGGGTGGCAGCGTGGCCACGGGCGTGGTCTGCACCGCCATCGCCCTCTTCCAGACGCTGGCTGTGCAGGTGGGGCCGCGGGCCGGCCACCGCGCCTTCACGGTGCCCACCATCGTGGTGGAGGACGCTCAGGGCAAGCGCCGCTCATCCATCGACGGCTCTGAGCCGGCCAAAACCTCGCTGCAGATCACGGGGCTGGTGGCCACCATCGTCATCATCTATGACTGCCTCATGGGCTTCCCTGTGCTG GTGGTGAGCTTCAGCAGCCTCCGGGCGGATGCCTCGGCGCCCTGGATGGCGCTGTGTGTGCTGTGGTGCTCGGTGGCCCAGGCCCTCCTGTTGCCTGTATTCCTCTGGGCCTGTGACCGCTACCGCGCCGACCTCAAGGCCGTCTGGGAGAAGTGCGTGACCCTCATGGCTAACGATGAGGACTCGGACAATG ATCCCAGCCTGGAGGGCGGCATCCCCCCGGACCTGGTGCTGGAGCACTCGCTCGACTACAGCTATGGCGGCGACTTTGCGGCCCTGGACAGGATGGCCAAGTATGAGCTCTCGGCCCTGGAGGGGGGTGCACCCCAGTTCTACCCGCCGCGGCCCTTGCCGGAGAACAAGATGCAGTACCTGCAg GTCCCGCCCACGCGACGCTTCTCCCACGACGACGCGGAGGTGTGGGCCGCTGTGCCGCTGCCCGCCCTCCTGCCGCGCTGGGGCTCGGGCGAGGACCTGGCCGCGCTGGTGCTGCCCGCCGGGCCGGAGCGCCGTCGCGGCAGCCTGCGGGCCTTCGCAGAGGACGCGCCCCCGTTCCGCCCGCGCCGCCGCTCCGCCGAGAGCCTGCTGGCGCTGCGCCCCCCGGCCCCCGACGGCGGCCCGCGCCGTGCCCGCGACTCGCCCCCCGGCAGCCCGCGCCTCCGCCCCGGGCCCGGCGCCCGCTCCGCCTCGGCCTCGCTGCTGCCGGACGCCTTCGCGCTGACCGCCTTCGAGAGCGAGCCGCAGGCCCtgcgccgcccgcccgccccgccgggGCCCCGCGTCCACAGCGCGCGGCCGGGTGAGGACGCGGCGCCCCCTGCCGGCGGCGGCGCGCAGCGGTACCCCGGGCCGCGCCCGGCcgcgcacgcgcacgcgcacacggGACCCCTGAGGACCGGCCTGAGCGCGTCGTGGGGCGAGCCCGGGGGCCTCCGCGCGGCGGGCGGCGGCAGCACCAGCAGCTTCCTGAGCTCGCCCTCCGAGTCCTCGGGCTACGTCACGCTGCACTCGGACTCGCTGGGGTCCGCGTCCTAG